The following proteins come from a genomic window of Salminus brasiliensis chromosome 15, fSalBra1.hap2, whole genome shotgun sequence:
- the dusp27 gene encoding serine/threonine/tyrosine-interacting-like protein 2: MASPSDNNTEGDQKVPDEDETPAVKDIQAHYLRCPSPSFSMMSDRFSTISDRFSMISGSDAESIFMDPIHLSSAIAAKKIINEELKPKEPEPISTPESMLETAEQLMVEDLYNRVKDMIDDRSLYNTPCVMDIQRALVQDRLEAPLNPVDEVWPNIFIGEKSVAVNKARLKRLGITHILNAGHGTGVYTGNSFYQGMNITYMGIEVDDFPDADISPHFRACAEFLDEALLTHRGKVLVDSMMGVSRSAVLVAAYLMIFHNMTIMEALMEIRKKRAINPNEGFLKQLRQLNETLMEERDEDDDDTLSQCSVIDARARLDEEESMFGVKANSIMVEEEEDSASVMSSVASSAAAAALKAGILGGPNGPDQRATTKDPSLPGKGGEDEDDDVDKMIQEWQKRNEKYQNEDWWEAQLMCDEGDSESLAELGKSPAPLPEDLESVTSEDVQMLKERLKRRPRRPPSDSMSTTSCSSYADLWKQRLKEIEEQAAARYRLKERDEDMSSEASQKKIDDDVESILSDTSSMYNFCQKNKDKLTPLERWRIKRIQFGWNKKETEADSKNGEQKEGEPETPAPSLEDVNLTAYQTWKLKQQKKHGGEENKDEILQLSRGEDSATAKRRQRREELLERSRKTLEESQSVCGWETESSLSGSSIPLSAFCAGAFPSASVAGDDNMSVLSGRSSVLSGRSSRSQLSVPPAPPEPPVPVLGPNGEQMVNIANIQNWIANVVNETLMQKQSEMMMAGSLPPSRAGSVFSLGVGSAAGHGRGVDDDKSSVLSGSSYSSTLPRNRAESVLSAGGRSTSVLSAGGRAESVLSAGGASALSSVSGLGSRRSKITTTSVPLYSLFQDQVNLHKLNTMEKEIKSDMREKMASYEVKKITEDNKRSTLYKKKKQKDEDEDKEEESGLGKSSGFHTDDPSTSQCDKPKPKRDFGRSGILNLPASANPDCSVDEWLKNVRPPSSKPSRYEEDRAEPRMSRPTYEEPQDLSEFDFPSRRTLPVAQERDEDDYGFTSRYEVDSDLSRDPSPEFGSQSRSPPLGAEACWNGTSESSYYRPGRLYGRHETEQEDSYQEYSAKRKFTHSSRFDDSEGTGRARTNQKDEDDEEVSSFINQIRQRARARVAEELEDDEILSAWRKQKEAKSHNSDDS, from the exons ATGGCCTCACCTAGTGACAACAACACAGAGGGGGATCAAAAGGTTCCGGACGAGGATGAAACTCCCGCGGTGAAAGACATCCAAGCCCATTACCTTCGCTGCCCTTCTCCAAG TTTCTCCATGATGTCAGACCGTTTCTCCACCATCTCTGACCGATTCTCCATGATCTCTGGGTCAGATGCTGAGAGTATCTTCATGGATCCCATTCATCTCTCCTCAGCCATTGCTGCAAAAAAGATTATCAATGAGG AACTAAAGCCCAAAGAGCCAGAACCGATTTCAACCCCAGAGAGCATGCTGGAGACAGCAGAGCAGCTAATGGTGGAGGACCTTTACAATCGTGTTAAGGACATGATTGATGACCGCAGCCTCTACAACACACCCTGTGTTATGGACATCCAAAGAGCTCTGGTTCAGGACCGTCTGGAGGCCCCGCTGAACCCAGTGGATGAGGTCTGGCCTAACATCTTCATTGGTGAAAA ATCAGTAGCAGTCAACAAAGCTCGTCTGAAGCGCCTTGGCATCACTCACATCTTGAATGCAGGCCACGGCACTGGAGTCTATACAGGCAACAGCTTCTACCAAGGAATGAACATCACTTACATGGGCATCGAGGTTGACGACTTCCCTGATGCCGACATCTCTCCACACTTCCGAGCATGTGCTGAGTTTCTTGACGAGGCTTTGCTGACTCATAGGG GGAAAGTGCTGGTGGACTCCATGATGGGAGTAAGTCGCTCAGCAGTGTTAGTCGCCGCTTACTTAATGATCTTTCACAACATGACGATCATGGAAGCGCTGATGGAAATCAGAAAGAAACGTGCAATCAACCCCAATGAGGGCTTCCTGAAACAGCTACGTCAGCTGAACGAAACCTTGATGGAGGAGCGGGATGAAGATGACGACGATACTCTCAGTCAGTGCTCCGTAATTGACGCTCGGGCTCGTCTAGATGAAGAAGAAAGCATGTTTGGAGTCAAAGCGAATTCCATCAtggtggaagaggaggaggacagtGCCAGCGTTATGAGTAGTGTTGCCTCatctgctgctgccgctgccctGAAGGCAGGCATTCTCGGGGGACCAAATGGACCTGACCAGAGGGCAACTACAAAGGACCCTTCACTCCCTGGGAAAGGAggtgaggatgaagatgatgacgTGGACAaaatgattcaggagtggcagAAGCGGAACGAGAAGTATCAGAATGAAGATTGGTGGGAGGCCCAGCTGATGTGTGATGAGGGGGATAGCGAGTCTCTTGCGGAGTTAGGAAAGTCACCAGCTCCCCTGCCAGAGGATCTGGAGAGTGTGACCAGTGAGGACGTGCAGATGTTGAAGGAGCGGCTAAAGCGTCGGCCTCGGCGCCCCCCCAGTGACTCGATGTCCACCACAAGCTGCAGCAGTTATGCAGATCTGTGGAAGCAGCGTCTCAAGGAGATCGAGGAGCAGGCGGCCGCAAGGTATCGTCTCAAGGAAAGAGATGAGGACATGAGTAGCGAGGCAAGCCAGAAAAAGATAGATGATGATGTTGAGAGTATACTCTCTGACACAAGCTCCATGTACAATTTCTGCCAGAAAAACAAGGACAAACTGACCCCCCTGGAGCGGTGGAGGATCAAGAGAATACAGTTCGGGTGGAACAAGAAAGAAACGGAGGCAGACAGCAAGAATGGGGAACAGAAGGAAGGTGAGCCAGAGACCCCTGCTCCGTCTTTAGAGGACGTCAACTTAACAGCCTATCAGACTTGGAAGCTGAAGCAGCAGAAAAAACATGGGGGTGAGGAAAACAAGGACGAGATTCTGCAGCTGAGTCGTGGGGAGGACTCAGCCACCGCCAAGAGGAGACAGCGCAGAGAGGAACTCTTGGAGCGCTCCAGGAAAACACTAGAGGAGAGCCAATCTGTGTGTGGCTGGGAAACGGAAAGCTCACTCAGTGGGTCTAGCATCCCGCTATCGGCTTTCTGTGCTGGGGCTTTTCCTTCTGCAAGTGTCGCAGGAGACGATAACATGTCTGTGCTGAGTGGCAGGTCATCTGTCCTTTCTGGCCGTAGCTCACGTTCCCAACTCTCTGTCCCACCTGCCCCACCTGAACCACCTGTCCCAGTACTGGGACCCAATGGAGAACAAATGGTTAACATAGCAAACATTCAGAACTGGATCGCCAACGTAGTCAATGAGACGCTCATGCAAAAGCAATCTGAAATGATGATGGCAGGAAGTCTCCCACCGTCTCGAGCAGGATCCGTTTTCAGTCTGGGTGTCGGCTCAGCTGCAGGACATGGACGTGGAGTGGATGATGACAAGTCCTCTGTTCTTAGTGGATCGTCCTACTCCAGCACGCTACCCCGCAATAGGGCTGAATCTGTGCTTTCTGCTGGTGGCAGGTCTACATCTGTGCTCTCTGCAGGTGGGAGGGCAGAATCTGTTCTATCCGCCGGAGGAGCGTCCGCCCTCTCCTCTGTGTCCGGGTTAGGCTCCCGTAGGAGCAAGATCACCACCACCAGTGTGCCTCTATACAGCTTATTCCAAGACCAGGTAAACCTGCACAAACTTAATACAATGGAAAAAGAAATTAAGTCTGATATGAGAGAAAAGATGGCTTCCTATGAGGTAAAGAAGATCACAGAAGACAATAAGCGCAGTACGTTATAcaagaagaaaaagcaaaaagatGAGGACGAAGATAAAGAGGAGGAAAGCGGCCTTGGGAAGTCAAGTGGATTTCATACTGATGATCCATCAACCAGCCAATGTGACAAACCAAAACCCAAGAGAGATTTTGGTCGTTCCGGAATACTGAACCTCCCTGCCTCTGCAAACCCTGATTGTAGTGTTGATGAATGGTTGAAAAACGTAAGACCCCCTTCCAGCAAGCCAAGTAGGTAcgaagaagacagagctgaacCTCGCATGTCCAGGCCAACATATGAAGAACCCCAAGATCTTTCAGAATTTGATTTTCCAAGCCGTAGAACTTTACCTGTAGCTCAGGAACGTGACGAGGACGACTATGGTTTTACCTCCCGATACGAAGTTGACTCTGATTTAAGCAGAGATCCCAGTCCAGAATTCGGCAGTCAGTCTAGGAGCCCGCCCCTTGGAGCAGAGGCCTGTTGGAACGGAACATCAGAGTCTAGTTATTACAGGCCTGGGAGACTCTACGGTAGACATGAAACCGAACAAGAGGACAGTTACCAGGAGTACTCAGCAAAGCGGAAGTTCACTCATTCATCGCGATTCGACGACAGTGAGGGAACAGGAAGGGCCAGGACAAACCAGAAGGATGAAGATGACGAGGAGGTGTCCTCTTTCATTAATCAGATCCGACAGCGGGCAAGAGCACGGGTGGCAGAGGAGTTAGAGGATGATGAAATcctttctgcatggaggaaacAAAAGGAGGCCAAATCCCATAATAGTGATGACTCCTAA